The following are encoded in a window of Chitinivorax sp. B genomic DNA:
- the phoB gene encoding phosphate regulon transcriptional regulator PhoB, protein MPANILLVEDEPAIQELIAFNLEQAGHHVLRAETAEQGLNFIRTALPDLVLLDWMLPGQSGVDFTRRIRNDERTRHVPVIMLTARSEEHDKISGLESGADDYITKPFSPRELQARIKAVLRRRAPQMTDDAVEVKGLRLDPSTHRVTANNHSLDLGPTEFRLLHFFMTHSERVHSRSQLLDHVWGDHVFVEERTVDVHIRRLRGALEPTGHADLIQTVRGAGYRFSAQM, encoded by the coding sequence ATGCCTGCAAATATTCTTTTGGTTGAAGACGAACCCGCCATCCAGGAATTGATCGCCTTTAATCTGGAGCAAGCCGGCCATCATGTCTTACGTGCAGAGACTGCTGAACAAGGCTTGAATTTCATTCGTACGGCACTACCCGATCTGGTGTTGCTGGATTGGATGTTACCTGGACAATCCGGCGTCGATTTCACTCGACGGATCCGTAATGACGAACGGACACGTCATGTCCCAGTCATCATGTTGACTGCCCGCTCCGAAGAACACGACAAGATTTCAGGTTTGGAAAGTGGTGCTGATGACTACATCACCAAACCATTCAGTCCTCGTGAATTACAAGCCCGTATTAAAGCAGTGCTACGCCGCCGCGCCCCACAAATGACAGATGATGCAGTTGAGGTCAAAGGGCTACGCCTAGACCCTTCCACCCATCGTGTCACCGCGAACAATCACTCCTTGGATCTCGGCCCGACAGAATTCCGGCTGCTACATTTTTTCATGACCCATTCGGAACGAGTGCATTCTCGTTCGCAACTACTAGATCATGTCTGGGGCGATCATGTGTTTGTTGAGGAGCGAACAGTCGATGTTCATATCCGCCGACTTCGTGGTGCACTTGAACCCACGGGTCACGCGGATCTGATCCAGACTGTCCGCGGTGCAGGTTACCGCTTTTCAGCACAAATGTAA
- the phoR gene encoding phosphate regulon sensor histidine kinase PhoR yields the protein MSGIYSRTLILLGFMALISAMTWFGMGPVPGLAIAALQLLLMLLFHVHHLAKLYAWLKRPTLDLVPESFGSWDEVYTQLYQMVRTQSRSQHKLSTALDRFISAGEAMPDGVVVLNEKDRIEWCNPVAMRHFGLDRRQDIGQQISYLVRTPDFVNYLHTHDAAHPLTYRSARDKDLILTIQLVPFDSTRKLLISRDITQLEKIQTVHRDFVANVSHELRTPLTVIGGFLETLIDLTHPDPVITHKYMDLMLSQTKRMQRIVEDLLTLSRLENQQNCLRAEPVNIPQLLQSILSEAQGLSAGRHQISLDIATDLWIQGSRDELHSAFANLVSNAVRYTPEGGQIRLSWRMEQRQPTFTVCDTGIGIDAQHIPRLTERFYRVDKGRARDTGGTGLGLAIVKHILLRHDARLDISSELGCGSRFSVTFPIGHVITTSQKTPEAHTTNL from the coding sequence TTGTCAGGCATTTACAGTCGCACATTAATTCTTCTGGGCTTCATGGCACTCATCTCCGCCATGACTTGGTTCGGCATGGGCCCGGTTCCCGGTTTGGCTATAGCTGCTCTTCAACTATTGCTAATGTTGCTTTTCCACGTTCACCACCTCGCCAAACTATATGCCTGGCTCAAGAGACCCACTCTTGACCTCGTTCCAGAAAGCTTTGGCAGCTGGGATGAGGTCTACACCCAGCTCTATCAAATGGTGCGCACTCAGTCCCGTAGCCAGCATAAATTGTCTACCGCCCTTGATCGCTTCATCAGTGCTGGAGAAGCCATGCCAGATGGTGTCGTAGTGTTGAATGAAAAAGATCGCATCGAATGGTGCAATCCGGTTGCCATGCGTCATTTCGGTCTGGATCGGCGACAAGATATCGGTCAACAAATCAGCTATCTGGTGCGTACCCCCGATTTCGTCAATTATCTACATACACATGATGCTGCCCACCCGTTGACCTATCGATCAGCACGGGATAAGGACCTGATTCTGACCATCCAGTTGGTTCCTTTCGACTCGACTCGCAAGCTACTGATCAGCAGGGATATCACCCAGCTGGAAAAAATCCAGACGGTTCATCGTGACTTTGTTGCCAACGTCTCACATGAGTTACGAACGCCGCTGACCGTCATCGGCGGCTTTCTGGAGACACTGATTGACTTGACACACCCTGATCCTGTCATTACTCATAAGTATATGGATCTGATGTTGTCACAAACCAAACGTATGCAGCGCATTGTGGAGGATTTGTTAACCCTTTCACGGCTGGAAAACCAGCAAAACTGCCTGCGAGCTGAGCCAGTCAACATTCCACAACTCCTTCAATCGATTTTGAGCGAAGCACAGGGGCTCTCTGCTGGACGCCATCAAATTTCATTGGATATAGCTACAGACTTATGGATTCAGGGTAGTCGGGATGAATTGCACAGTGCATTTGCCAACCTTGTCAGCAATGCCGTACGTTACACGCCTGAAGGCGGGCAAATTCGATTATCTTGGCGAATGGAACAACGACAACCCACATTCACTGTATGTGATACTGGCATCGGCATCGATGCTCAACACATTCCTCGTTTGACAGAACGCTTCTATCGTGTCGATAAGGGCCGAGCACGCGATACAGGTGGCACCGGTCTCGGACTAGCCATCGTCAAGCACATTCTGCTACGCCACGATGCCAGGTTGGATATCAGCTCAGAGCTTGGTTGTGGTAGCAGATTCTCTGTTACCTTCCCGATTGGGCACGTGATTACGACCTCTCAGAAAACCCCTGAAGCGCATACAACAAATCTGTAA